The nucleotide sequence GGTTCAACCATCGACGCCTTCACGGCGAGATTGGGCTGCTCCCACCGGTCGAGTACGAGACCCTGCACCGCAAGTCCAGCCTCACCGAAGCAACCCGCTTCGCGTGAGTTCAGACCCTCCATCAAACCCGGTACTTGACACACCGCGCGGGCCCGCGCCCGAGCGTCCCGGACCGCGCTCAGGTGCACCGCGTCGATCCGGTCCAGCACCCGCCAGGTCGTCGGCATCGACGCGACCTGCCCGAACAGCTCGGTCCGGTCGCCCAGCACCGCGATGCCACTGATCGCGTCCGCGCCATCGGCGATCGCGACCGCCAGATCGGTGAACACCCGCCCCGGCGGGTGCACCGGCTGGCCCTTGTAGGTATCGAGCAGCGCCGCGCTGACCGCGTCGACCAGCCCGGTCTGCTCGGCCATCTCACGCAACAACCCGACCCCGGCGTGCGACACGACACCCCGACCATCGGCGCTGATCTTGACCCTGCGAAAGCCCCCGATACGCTTCACCTGCGAAGTGCTCCTCTGCTTGGTGACTTGTTCCCTGAAGAAGTCCAAGTTTCTCAAGCAGAACGGGCACTTTCGCGCTTTCAGGCCCCGTGTCGCCTCACTTCCCGTGAAACAGCCGGGTTAGCGTGCACACCGTGACCACGTGCGCCTCAGGAACACAGCGGCGTCACGACGGAGTGCCGAGCGGCGCCACCGTATGACCGCCGCCACCATGCCGAGTTTTCGCGGCGTCGTGTTCGACTTCTTCGGGACGCTGACGGACCCGGACGAGGAGGAGTACCGGCGGGCCGTCTACGACGCGACCGCGGTCGCGCTAGGCGTCCCGCCGGACGAGTTCTGGACGAAGGTCACTGCCTCGTTCACCGAGCGGGCGACGGGTGTGTTCGGTGGCACCAGGACGACGCTCCAGGCGATCGCGGGGCGCTGCGGCGCCGAACCCACAGAACAACAGCTCGACAGGGCCATCCAGGCGCACCATGAGGGCGCACGCCGGCTCCACACGGCGCGTCCCGGAGCGATCGACATGGTTCGGGAGCTGAGGGCGCGGGGGTTCCGGCTTGCGCTGCTCAGCGACTGCAGCGGCGAGCTGTGCGAGCTGTGGCCGTCGACGCCGTTCGCAGAGCACTTCGACGCGACCGTCTTCTCCTGGGCCGAGGGCTACCGGAAACCCGACCCGCGCGGCTTCGCGAAGGCGGCGCGACTCCTCGGCCTCCACCCGCAGGACTGCTGGTTCGTCGGCGACGGCGGCAGCGGCGAACTCACCGGGGCACTGGCGGCCGGAATGCGACCCGTCCTCGTTACCAATGCCGCGCATCCCCGTCACGCCCTGTACCGCGACAACCCTGACGCGTTCGTACCTGGCGACACCGTCGATGAGGTCATCGATCTGCTCGACCTCCTTGGTGAGCCTGCGGAAGCCGCGCAGTAGCGAAGCTACGGAGGTGCTGCTCGCGCGCGTCCAGCAGCGCCGCTACGGACGCCGACCGACCCTCGCATGCGCAGCCTCAGGAAACGCACGATGCGGCGCCTCGCCGCTACTGGACCCGAGCTCATGGGCGTGCACCAGAGCAGTCACGCGACCCAGCGCGAGTCGCGTCTCCGGCAGGAGCTGGTCGACAACAAGCGAGAGACCCAGCCACTCCGCGTCACACATCTTCACCAAATCCCGAGCCGCCGACGCCTGGCTGCCACGCTCCGCCCAGTCGTCCACCATGAGGACGCGATCTCCTGAGTGGAGGATCGACTGCATCCGTAGGTCATGGCGCTGATTTCGGTAGTCCTCGGCGGCCGTCGCCCGAACCTTGGCGCCGGGTAGCAGGCCCGTGCCCGCCTTGCGGATGCCGATGAAGCCGACGCCGAGCGCCACTGCGGTGGCGCCTCCCAGCAGGAAGCCGCGGGACTCGATCCCGACGACTCGGGAGACCCCGACGTCACGCCAAGGTGCGGCGAGTCCCTCTACGACGTCCCGCAGCGCGTCGGCGTCGGCAAACACGCGCCACACGTCGGCATGACCCTCTACCCAGCGGAACTGCTCCAGCACGGCAGCCCGGCCCATGTTCATGCAACGAGGGTACGGCCGAGCTATGCCTCGTCGAACGTCGCGGCTGGCGGCCCGTCCAGCCGTAAGCGCCGATGCGGACGTCTGTCCTGCCCATCGGCGCGTGGTGCTGCTCTGATAGTCGGCGATGTCCATCGGCCCACGCCGCGAGGGTTGAGCCGGTCGGGTGGGAGGGTGAGGCGTGCGAACAGTGGTGCTATGGGACATCGACGGGACGTTGGTACGGGCGGGACAAATCGCGGGAACGGTGTTCGCCGCCGCCGTTGAGGCCATGTTCGGTGTGCCCGCCGGCGACCACGGCGTCCCGTACGGCGGTAAGACCGACCCGCAGATCGCCCGCGAGATTCTGGCCGCCCTCTCGATCGACCACGACGAGTCGCACGTGCCGGCACTGGTGGCCGAGCTCGAGCGGGGGCTGGTGGCGGGGCAAGGCGAGATGCGCGAACGAGGAGTCGTGCTGCCCGGCGTGGAATCGGTCCTCGCCTGCTTGCACGACCATCCCGACGTCGTGAACACCGTGCTCACTGGCAATACCCGGGCCAACGCCGTGCTCAAGCTGGACACGTTCGCGCTCGACCGATGGATCGACTTGGAGGTCGGTGCCTTCGGCTCAGATGACGCCGACCGCAACAACTTGGTTCAGATCGCGCTCGAGCGCACGGCGACCCGTTACGGCCCGGTCGACCTCGACCGGGTTTGGGTAGTGGGTGACACGCCCTTCGACGCCGCTTGCGCCCAGGCCGGCGGCGTGCGATGCCTACTCGTGGCCACCGGCCACGCCGAACGGATCGCACTCGAAGCCGCTGGCGCCGACAGGGTCATCGACGACCTGAGTGACACGAAAGCCGTCGTCGATCTACTGATACAGCGCTAGCGGCTACGTCCGTGAAGGGATGTCAGACCGTCCAGAAGCGCCGCTCTGTTCGTTGAGGCCAACGTGACCGGATCCGAGCCGCACACGCAGAACGGACCGGCAGTAGCAGCGTGCGACGGCCGCGCGCGGAGTACCCGCACCTACCCGCCGACCTACCCACACAGGAAGGCCGGGATCGCGCGACGGTCGGTGATGGACTAGCCGACGACCAGGCAGTCGACGCCTGGCAGATCATGGAAGCGGGCGCTGCGATCGGTGGTGAGCACGATGCGGCGGGTCGCAACCGCGGTCGCCGCGATGATCAGGTCGTGGGCTCCGCGCTTGGTGCCGCTACGGTGAACGTGGGCGAGCAAGCGGCCGTGTGCCTCGGCCACCGCGATGTCGTACGTCTCCACCGGCATCGTCTCCAAGATCTTGACGAGGAAGTCAGTTCGGGCGGCTCGATGACGCGGGCCAGCCAGCTCGATGCCGGTGCGTAGCTCGGCCAGAGTGACAGCGGCGATGACGACGTCGTCGTCACGGTCGATGGCCTCGGCCATCACCGCTGGGGCGCCGCGCTCTGATGCGACGAGGACTCCGGTGTCGAGGATCAGCCTGCGGGCCACGCCGGTCCGTCCAGAGTCACTGCATCCCGAGCCGCTGCCACGTCCGCAGCGAACTGCTTGTCGGGCGGGCCCTTCCGGAGCAGGGCTACGACCTCGCCCCCGTTGCCGGCAGTGGCAGGCCCGATCGAAGCGACGCGGCGACCGCCGCGGGTGACGACCACGGTCTCCCCCGCCTCGACCTCGTCGAGCAGCGCGGCGAAGGATCGGCTCGCTTCGGTTGCCGTAACAGTTCGCATGGAATCAGATTATCAGATTCGATGGCTTCGCGGACCAAGATCATGGGGCAAACGTGGGGCAGAACCTGCCCCACGCCTGCCCCACAGCGACTTCTCTCAGCCTAGCCAAACAGGCTCTGACCTGCGAAAATACAAGAGTCATGCACCTCCACGAGGGTGCACAGCCAGATTGTGATCCCGGTTGTCGCGGGTTCGAGCCCCGTCACTCACCCCACGAAACACCAGGTCAGGGCCTGTGCAGGACCTGATCCGCGCGGCGTGAACGGCCCCACAACCAAGATCGTGGGGCACCTGTGGGCAGAGTGCGTCCTGCGGTGGATCTCTTACCAGGATGGTCTACCCAGAGTAGACTTCGGTCATGAGTGCTACGACCACCGTGAAGGTCCAGACCAGCACACGTGACCTCCTCCTCCAGCTCGGAGCCGCTCGCCGGCAAAGCGCCGACCAGGTCATCCTGGACGCCCTCGCTGCGATGCGTCGGGACGAACGCCGACAGGTCGCTGCCGCAGAGGCACAGGCCATCAAGGACGACCCGGTCGACCGGGCCGAGATCCGGGAGATCCAGCGCGACATGGCGGCGCTGCGTGCGAGGTGAGGTCCATCGGCTCCCCGCACGCGGCAAGGGTCACGAGCAGAAGGGTCGCCGGTTCGCGGTCGTCCTCCAGCCGGAGTGGCTCAACCTGAGCACGTGGGTCGTCGCCTTCACGAGCACGAGCGCGCGCCAGACCAGCTTCCGGCCACAGGTCGTCATCGCGAACCAGCAGACCCTGGTCATGTGCGACCAGCTCATGACCGTGGACCTCGATCGGCTCAGTGAGCTTGCTGGCATCCTCACCGTCGACGAGATGCAAAGAGTCGACGATGCGCTGGCATTGATCCTCGATCTGTAACGCCGCGCGACGTGCCCTTCCGCGCCAACAGCCGGATCCGGACCAACCGGGCGCTCAACGACCACTGGGCCGGACTCGGGGTCACGTCCGGGAGGTGACCGCGGCTGCTGCTCGGTAACCTTGCGGCGGTGACCAGCACAGCCCCACGCGCCCTGCTCCTCGAGAGCATCCACGACGACGCCGCCTTCACCCTTCGGGATGCGGGGTACGACGTGGAGCGCCGCGCGGGCGCCCTGTCCGAGGACGAGCTGGTCGAGGCCGTGCGGGGCGTCGAGGTGCTCGGGCTGCGCTCCAACACCACCGTGACCCCGCGGGTCCTCGAGGCCGCCGACGCGCTGCGGGCCATCGGCGCCTTCTGCATCGGGACCAACCAGATCGACCTCGCGGCGGCGACCGAGCGCGGCGTGGCGGTGTTCAACGCGCCCTTCTCCAACACTCGCAGTGTGGTGGAGCTCGCGCTGTCGGAGATCATCGCGCTGACCCGGCGGCTGACCGACAAGAACGCCGACATGCACGCGGGCGTGTGGGACAAGTCCGCGGTCGGCAGTCACGAGATCCGCGGCCGACGGCTGGGCATCGTCGGCTACGGCAACATCGGCAGCCAGCTGTCGGTGCTCGCCGAGGGCCTCGGCATGTCGGTGCTCTTCTACGACACCGCAGACAAGCTCGCGCTCGGCAACGCCCGCCGCTCCGGCACGCTCGAGGAGCTGCTCGCGCAGTCCGACGTCGTGACTCTGCACGTCGACGGTCGCTCGGGCAACAGCGGGCTGTTCGGTGAGGAGCAGTTCGCGCGGATGAAGCCGCGCAGCGTCTTCCTCAACCTCAGCCGTGGCTTCGTCGTCGACCACGCGGCACTGCGCCGCCACATTGAGAGCGGCCACCTCGCCGGCGCTGCCGTCGACGTCTTCCCGCACGAGCCCAAGCAGCCCGGCGAGGAGTTCGTCTCCGAGCTGCGCGGGCTGCCCAACGTCATCCTCACCCCGCACGTCGGCGGCTCGACCGAGGAGGCGCAGCAGGACATCGGCAACTTCGTCGCCGGCAAGCTGCGGGACCACCGGCTCGACGGCTCGACCTCGCTGAGCGTCAACCTCCCGCCGGTCAGCCTGCAGAAGGTCCCCGGCGCCCACCGGCTGCTGCTGCTGCACCTCAACACCCCGGGCGTCCTCGCGACCGTCAACGGCGTCCTGGCCCAGCACGGTCTCAACATCGAGGCGCAGGTGCTCGGCACCCGCGGCGGCCTCGGCTACGTGATCACCGACGTCGCGCCCTTCGACGCGCCCGATGTGCTCGAGGCGCTCGCCTGCCTGCCCGAGACCGTCCGGCTGGACGTCGTGCGATGACGCTGCTCGACGACCTGCGCGACGCGGTCGGGGCCGACCACGTCCTCACCGACCCGGACCTGCGGCGCGGCTATGAGACCGACTGGACGGGGCGGTTCAGCGGCGAGTCACTTGCCGTCGTACGCCCCCGCACGACCGACGAGGTCGCGGCTGTCCTGCGCGCCTGCGCCCAGGCCGGTGCGCGCGTGCAGGTACAGGGCGGCAACACCGGCCTGGTCGGCGGCTCGGTGCCGGCCGGCGGCGAGGTGCTGCTCAGCCTCACCCGGCTCGACCAGCTCGACGAGGTTGACGTCCCGGCCGCGCAGGTCACCGTCGGCGCCGGGGTCACCCTTGCCGCGCTGACCGCGCACGCCCGCGCCGCCGGCCTCGACTTCGGGGTCGACCTCGCCGCGCGCGACTCCGCCACCGTCGGCGGTCTCGTCGCGACCAACGCCGGTGGGGTCCGGGTGCTCCGCTACGGCAGCATGCGCGAGCAGACCGCCGGTGCGGAGGTCGTGCTCGCCGACGGCTCGGTCCTCACCCGGCTCGCCGGGCTGGCCAAGGACAACACCGGCTACGACCTCGTCGCGCTGATGTGCGGCAGCGAGGGCACCCTCGGCGTCGTGACCCGCCTGCGCCTGCGGCTCGTCCCGCAGCTGACCCAGCGCGCGGTTGCCCTGCTCGCCTTCGCCGACACCGCCGCGGCCATCGCGGCGCTGCCGGCGCTGCGCGAGCACCTGCCCGGCCTCGCCGCCGCGGAGCTGTTCTACGCCGCGGGTCTCGACCTGGTCCGCGGTTACGCCGGCCTGCCCGCGCCGTTCCCCGTCGCGCACCCCGCCTACCTGCTGGTCGAGTCGGTCGGGCGCACCGACCCGACCGACGAGCTCGTCGAGGTCGTCGCCGAGGTGGCCGGTCTGCTCGACGCGACGGTGGCTGCCGACGCCCCCGGGCGGCGGGCGCTGTGGTCCTACCGCGAGCAGCACACCGAGGCGATCAGCGCCGCCGGCATCCCGGTCAAGCTCGACGTCAGTGTGCCGGTGCCCGCACTGGCCGACCTCGTGGAGCGGCTCGGCCCCGCCGTCGAGGCAGCCGCTCCCGGCGCGCGCCTGATCGTCTTCGGCCACGTCAACGAGGGCAACCTGCACGTCAACGTCCTCGACACCGGCGACGCGGGCCGGGCCGTCACCGACGCCGTCCTGCACCTCGTCGCCGACCTCGCCGGCAGCATCAGCTCCGAGCACGGCGTCGGGCGCGCCAAGGTCGACTGGCTGGGCCTGTCGCGGTCCGACACCGAGCTCGCCGCGATGGTGGCGATCAAGCGCGCGTTCGACCCCGACCACCGGCTCAACCCCGGCGTCGTCCTCCCGTCGCCAGCGCCCCGGTCCTCGACGACCACAGCGCCCACCAGCTGAGGGTGCGCGCTCAGGCCCGGCAGGCGACGTAGACGGTGTTGGCCGAGGTGCCGCCGGTCAACGGGTTGGCGAAGGGCACGACGTGCGCCTCGGCGGTCGCGAAGACCTGGCGCAGCAGCGCAGTGAACCCCTCCTCCGGCGGGTCGTCGGACCACAGCGCGAAGATTCCGCCCGGCAGCAGCTGCTCCTGCAGGCCGGCGAGGCCACGCACGGTGTAGAGCCCGGCGTGGCTGGGGTGCAGGACGTGGCGGGGCGAGTGGTCGACGTCGAGCAGGACGACGTCGGCCGGTCCCAGCTCACCGGCAGCGGCGAGGGCGAAGAAGTCGCCGTGCACCAGCTCGGCGCGCGGGTCGCCGGTGAGCTCGGCGGCGTGCGGCAGCAGGTCACGGCGGTGCCAGTCGATGACGGCCTCGAGGTGCTCGACGACCCGCAGCCGCCGGACCTCGTCGTGGGCGAGCGCCGCCCGCGCGGTCCAGCCCAGGCCGAGCCCGCCGACGACGACGTCGAGCTCGCCCCGGTCGAGGGCAGCGAGGCCGAGGTCGGCCAGCGCGACCTCGGCGACGGTGAACAGGCTCGACATGAGGTACTCCTCGCCGAGCAGCACCTCGAAGACGTCCACCCCGAGCGTCGGCTCGACGCGGCGGCGCAGGCTGATCTCGCCGATCGGCGTCTCGCGCCAGTCGAGCTCCTCGAAGCGTCGGCTCACGGCGAGACGTGCCTGGCGATCATGTGCAGCTCCTCGGGCGGGGGTGCCTGACCGTAGCGGCCTCAGCCCCGGGCCGGTCCTGCCGATGGGCTCCGCGACAGGAGGTCACACCATGCGCATCGACGCCCCCACCCCGCACGCCACCCCGGCGCCCCGCCCGCGTGCCGCCGCCCCGACGGACACGACGGCGACGCCGGCACCCGCACCAGCACCAGCACCCACGACGCCCGGGCCGGCCGACGCCCCCTCGAAGGGCCGGGGTGCCGAGCACCGCAGCGACGTCGCGACCCTGCGCCAGTGGATCAACCACCCGGACCGCCGCGACGCCATGACGCTGCCCGACCTCGACGCCACCGACCGGCGTGGGCAGGGCTTCGCCAAGGCCGTCGAGGCCTACCGCGCCGTGCTCGCCGAGGTGCCCGCTCCCCCCGCAGCACCTCCGGTGACGGACCCGGTCACTGACCCGGTGACCGTCACTGTGCCTCCGGTGACGGACCCGGTCATCGACGCGGCGACCCCACCGGTCGCGCCCCCGGTGACGGACACGGTGCTGCTGCCGGTCACGGACACGGTGCCTGAGCCGGACGCTGCCGTCGTACCCGATGCCCTCGTCCCTGAGGCCGTCGTCACGGGCTGACGCCTCGGAGGCGTCAGAGCGTCGGGTCGACGACCGCGCGCAGGCCCTCGCCGCGCCGCATGCGGTCGAGCGCGTCACCCACCTCGGCCAGGCCGACCCGGCGGTCGACGAGGTCGTCGAGCGGCAGCCGCCCGTCGAGGTAGAGCTCGGCGATCCGCGGGAAGTCGCGGGCGGCGACGGTCGAGCCGTAGCAGCAGCCGATCAGGCTGACGCCGCGGTCGGGCAGGGCGTAGCCGTCGACCGGCACCGTCACGCCCTGGGCCGTCATGCCGACGAGCAGCACCCGGCCGCCGGGCACGACCGCGCCGAGCAGCGCGGTGGCGACGGCCGGTGAGCCGATGCAGTCGAGCCCGACGTCGACGTCGCCGAGCCGCTGCGGCCAGTCGGGGTCGGACAGCGCCGTCGTGGCCCCGGCTGCCCGTGCCGCCTCGAGCTTCGCGGGCGACAGGTCGACCGCGACGACGTCGGCGCCGAGATCGGCCGCGGCCATGACGGCGGCCAGCCCCACTCCCCCGCAGCCCACGACGACGACCCGCTCGCCGGGCTGGACCGCAGCGGTCCGCACGACCGCGCCCCAGCCGGTCGCGACGCCGCAGCCGATGAGGGCGGCGACCTCGGCGGGCACGGCAGAGGGCACGCGTACGACGGCAGCGCGCGTGACGACCGCCGCCTCCGCCATGGTCCCGATCCCGAGGTACTGCCGGACGGCGCTGCCGTCGGCGCGGGTCAGCCGGGCGGTGCCGTCCGGCAGCAGGTGCGTGCCGGCGGCGCTACCGGTGCACAGCCACGACCGGTCGGCCACGCAGGCCCGGCAGGTGCCGCAGGGGGCGAGCCAGCTGAGCACGACGCTGTCGCCGAGGGCGAGGTCGTGGACACCGTCGCCGAGCGCCTCGACGACGCCGGCACCTTCGTGACCGAGCACGACGGGGGTCGGCCGGGCCCAGTCGCCGTCGACGACGTGGAGGTCGGAGCGACACACCCCCGACGCGGTGTACCGGACGAGCACCTCACCCGGCCCGGGTGGGGCGAGCTCGAGCTGCTCGAGGGTCGGCGCGCGGCCGGGACCGTCGAAGACCAGCCCGCGCACCAGCACGCGGCCGACGCTACCGGCGGCTACAGCCGCAGGAAGCGGGGGGCCTTCACGCGCATCGTCGACCAGCTGCGGTCACCGCTGCCGTTGTAGGCCTCGACCTGCACCGAGCCGTCGGCGAAGACGTGGGTGACCCAGCCGACGTGGCCGTAGGAGCCGGCGGCGTAACGGCCGTTGGCCGTCGTGGACCCGGGCGCGTAGTAGGCCGAGGACTCGCCGGCCTGCCAGTGCGCGACGGTGCCGACGGCCGGCTTCGTGGTGACGGCCTTGCCGAGCCGGCGGGCGACGTCGTCCCAGTACGAGGCACTGCC is from Mycobacteriales bacterium and encodes:
- a CDS encoding PIN domain-containing protein — its product is MARRLILDTGVLVASERGAPAVMAEAIDRDDDVVIAAVTLAELRTGIELAGPRHRAARTDFLVKILETMPVETYDIAVAEAHGRLLAHVHRSGTKRGAHDLIIAATAVATRRIVLTTDRSARFHDLPGVDCLVVG
- the serA gene encoding phosphoglycerate dehydrogenase produces the protein MTSTAPRALLLESIHDDAAFTLRDAGYDVERRAGALSEDELVEAVRGVEVLGLRSNTTVTPRVLEAADALRAIGAFCIGTNQIDLAAATERGVAVFNAPFSNTRSVVELALSEIIALTRRLTDKNADMHAGVWDKSAVGSHEIRGRRLGIVGYGNIGSQLSVLAEGLGMSVLFYDTADKLALGNARRSGTLEELLAQSDVVTLHVDGRSGNSGLFGEEQFARMKPRSVFLNLSRGFVVDHAALRRHIESGHLAGAAVDVFPHEPKQPGEEFVSELRGLPNVILTPHVGGSTEEAQQDIGNFVAGKLRDHRLDGSTSLSVNLPPVSLQKVPGAHRLLLLHLNTPGVLATVNGVLAQHGLNIEAQVLGTRGGLGYVITDVAPFDAPDVLEALACLPETVRLDVVR
- a CDS encoding HAD-IA family hydrolase, which gives rise to MTAATMPSFRGVVFDFFGTLTDPDEEEYRRAVYDATAVALGVPPDEFWTKVTASFTERATGVFGGTRTTLQAIAGRCGAEPTEQQLDRAIQAHHEGARRLHTARPGAIDMVRELRARGFRLALLSDCSGELCELWPSTPFAEHFDATVFSWAEGYRKPDPRGFAKAARLLGLHPQDCWFVGDGGSGELTGALAAGMRPVLVTNAAHPRHALYRDNPDAFVPGDTVDEVIDLLDLLGEPAEAAQ
- a CDS encoding transposase, which produces MKRIGGFRRVKISADGRGVVSHAGVGLLREMAEQTGLVDAVSAALLDTYKGQPVHPPGRVFTDLAVAIADGADAISGIAVLGDRTELFGQVASMPTTWRVLDRIDAVHLSAVRDARARARAVCQVPGLMEGLNSREAGCFGEAGLAVQGLVLDRWEQPNLAVKASMVEP
- a CDS encoding alcohol dehydrogenase catalytic domain-containing protein codes for the protein MLVRGLVFDGPGRAPTLEQLELAPPGPGEVLVRYTASGVCRSDLHVVDGDWARPTPVVLGHEGAGVVEALGDGVHDLALGDSVVLSWLAPCGTCRACVADRSWLCTGSAAGTHLLPDGTARLTRADGSAVRQYLGIGTMAEAAVVTRAAVVRVPSAVPAEVAALIGCGVATGWGAVVRTAAVQPGERVVVVGCGGVGLAAVMAAADLGADVVAVDLSPAKLEAARAAGATTALSDPDWPQRLGDVDVGLDCIGSPAVATALLGAVVPGGRVLLVGMTAQGVTVPVDGYALPDRGVSLIGCCYGSTVAARDFPRIAELYLDGRLPLDDLVDRRVGLAEVGDALDRMRRGEGLRAVVDPTL
- a CDS encoding spermidine synthase, yielding MSRRFEELDWRETPIGEISLRRRVEPTLGVDVFEVLLGEEYLMSSLFTVAEVALADLGLAALDRGELDVVVGGLGLGWTARAALAHDEVRRLRVVEHLEAVIDWHRRDLLPHAAELTGDPRAELVHGDFFALAAAGELGPADVVLLDVDHSPRHVLHPSHAGLYTVRGLAGLQEQLLPGGIFALWSDDPPEEGFTALLRQVFATAEAHVVPFANPLTGGTSANTVYVACRA
- a CDS encoding haloacid dehalogenase-like hydrolase — its product is MVLWDIDGTLVRAGQIAGTVFAAAVEAMFGVPAGDHGVPYGGKTDPQIAREILAALSIDHDESHVPALVAELERGLVAGQGEMRERGVVLPGVESVLACLHDHPDVVNTVLTGNTRANAVLKLDTFALDRWIDLEVGAFGSDDADRNNLVQIALERTATRYGPVDLDRVWVVGDTPFDAACAQAGGVRCLLVATGHAERIALEAAGADRVIDDLSDTKAVVDLLIQR
- a CDS encoding type II toxin-antitoxin system PemK/MazF family toxin, which gives rise to MRGEVHRLPARGKGHEQKGRRFAVVLQPEWLNLSTWVVAFTSTSARQTSFRPQVVIANQQTLVMCDQLMTVDLDRLSELAGILTVDEMQRVDDALALILDL
- a CDS encoding type II toxin-antitoxin system Phd/YefM family antitoxin yields the protein MRTVTATEASRSFAALLDEVEAGETVVVTRGGRRVASIGPATAGNGGEVVALLRKGPPDKQFAADVAAARDAVTLDGPAWPAG
- a CDS encoding FAD-binding oxidoreductase produces the protein MTLLDDLRDAVGADHVLTDPDLRRGYETDWTGRFSGESLAVVRPRTTDEVAAVLRACAQAGARVQVQGGNTGLVGGSVPAGGEVLLSLTRLDQLDEVDVPAAQVTVGAGVTLAALTAHARAAGLDFGVDLAARDSATVGGLVATNAGGVRVLRYGSMREQTAGAEVVLADGSVLTRLAGLAKDNTGYDLVALMCGSEGTLGVVTRLRLRLVPQLTQRAVALLAFADTAAAIAALPALREHLPGLAAAELFYAAGLDLVRGYAGLPAPFPVAHPAYLLVESVGRTDPTDELVEVVAEVAGLLDATVAADAPGRRALWSYREQHTEAISAAGIPVKLDVSVPVPALADLVERLGPAVEAAAPGARLIVFGHVNEGNLHVNVLDTGDAGRAVTDAVLHLVADLAGSISSEHGVGRAKVDWLGLSRSDTELAAMVAIKRAFDPDHRLNPGVVLPSPAPRSSTTTAPTS